One segment of Zhihengliuella halotolerans DNA contains the following:
- a CDS encoding MFS transporter, giving the protein MRTAGVQRALIATVQVLALAVWFSVSAVVPSVQQDLGISSSSAVWLTASVQLGFVAGAVTSAALNLADRVPVHLLLGTSAALAAVVTSLLALVATGLPEMVGLRFLTGLFLAGVYPTGMKLMASWASATRRGLSMGLLIGALTLGSALPNLVGGLAALEWRSVLHVTAVVGGLGSLLAFALVRPGPHLSRSKSPLDPGYALRMFTQRRPLLINLGYFGHMWELYALWTWIPVFVLHASADFGGYSQVMVFATMGVVGFAGCLLGGWAADRFGRRRAAVTALTVSGACCLLSPLAFDAAAPLLAVFCAVWGASVIADSGVFSTALSESVDPQHVGTALTAQTAVGFALTVASIQIVPLLAEATQWRYALLVLAAGPILGVLAMGRLEARGTPQRTTTSGTA; this is encoded by the coding sequence ATGAGAACAGCAGGCGTGCAGCGGGCGCTGATCGCGACCGTCCAGGTCCTGGCCCTCGCCGTGTGGTTCTCGGTTTCCGCCGTCGTCCCCAGCGTGCAGCAGGATCTGGGCATCTCGAGCAGCTCCGCGGTGTGGCTGACGGCCTCCGTGCAGCTCGGCTTCGTCGCCGGCGCGGTCACGTCCGCCGCACTGAACCTCGCGGACCGCGTCCCGGTACACCTGTTGCTCGGCACGTCCGCCGCGCTGGCCGCCGTCGTGACCTCGCTGCTGGCGCTCGTCGCGACGGGCCTGCCCGAAATGGTCGGGCTGCGGTTCCTCACGGGCCTGTTCCTCGCGGGCGTCTACCCGACGGGCATGAAGCTCATGGCCTCCTGGGCGTCGGCGACGCGACGGGGACTGTCCATGGGTCTTCTCATCGGCGCCCTGACGCTCGGGTCCGCGCTGCCGAACCTCGTCGGGGGCCTGGCCGCCCTCGAGTGGCGTTCCGTCCTGCATGTCACCGCCGTGGTGGGCGGGCTCGGCTCGCTGCTCGCGTTCGCCCTCGTCCGCCCCGGCCCGCACCTCAGCCGATCCAAGTCCCCGCTGGATCCCGGGTACGCGCTGCGCATGTTCACCCAGCGCCGGCCGCTGCTGATCAACCTCGGCTACTTCGGCCACATGTGGGAGCTCTACGCGCTGTGGACGTGGATCCCGGTGTTCGTGCTGCATGCCTCAGCCGATTTCGGCGGCTACAGCCAGGTCATGGTCTTCGCGACGATGGGCGTCGTGGGCTTCGCGGGGTGCCTGCTCGGCGGCTGGGCGGCGGACCGCTTCGGGCGCCGCCGGGCGGCCGTGACGGCGCTGACTGTCAGCGGGGCCTGCTGCCTGCTCTCGCCGCTGGCGTTCGACGCCGCCGCTCCCCTGCTCGCCGTGTTCTGCGCCGTGTGGGGCGCGTCCGTCATCGCCGACTCCGGCGTGTTCTCCACGGCGCTGTCCGAGTCCGTGGACCCGCAGCACGTCGGCACGGCTCTCACCGCACAGACCGCCGTCGGTTTCGCGCTCACGGTCGCGAGCATCCAGATCGTCCCCCTGCTCGCCGAGGCGACGCAGTGGCGCTACGCGCTCCTCGTCCTCGCCGCCGGCCCGATCCTCGGGGTCCTCGCGATGGGCCGGCTCGAAGCCAGGGGGACTCCGCAGAGGACCACGACCTCGGGAACCGCGTGA
- a CDS encoding SOS response-associated peptidase yields MCGRYVMARASGDLMAEADALLGEQLEGRELSPSWNVAPTTDVPIVLERLVGDEPRREVHVAHWGLVPRWAKDVKVGVRAFNARSETVTEKPTFRSAVVSRRCAVPMDGYYEWKRQGTGRTSPKQPYFVHAADGGLSFFAGLYEWWKDPAVSDGEPGQWMLSTSIVTMPSPDPGAEGVLGDLGGLHDRLPVPLSGEAMDAWLDPAERDAASLVERIRAEAYDVAASWRLDPVGAAVGNVRNNGPELIAPVSALF; encoded by the coding sequence ATGTGCGGCCGATACGTGATGGCGCGGGCCTCTGGAGATCTGATGGCGGAGGCCGATGCGCTGCTGGGCGAGCAGCTCGAGGGGCGAGAGCTGAGTCCGTCGTGGAATGTGGCCCCGACGACCGATGTGCCGATCGTGCTCGAACGGCTGGTCGGCGACGAGCCGCGCCGCGAAGTGCACGTCGCGCACTGGGGGCTCGTACCGCGCTGGGCCAAGGATGTGAAGGTCGGCGTGCGGGCCTTCAACGCCCGTAGCGAGACCGTGACCGAGAAGCCCACGTTCCGCTCCGCCGTCGTCTCCCGCCGCTGCGCCGTCCCGATGGACGGCTACTACGAGTGGAAACGCCAGGGGACCGGGCGCACCTCACCCAAGCAGCCCTACTTCGTGCATGCCGCAGATGGCGGGCTGAGCTTCTTCGCCGGCCTCTACGAGTGGTGGAAGGACCCGGCGGTCTCCGATGGCGAGCCCGGCCAGTGGATGCTCTCGACGAGCATCGTCACGATGCCCTCGCCCGATCCGGGCGCGGAGGGGGTGCTCGGCGACCTGGGTGGTCTGCACGACCGATTGCCCGTCCCGCTCTCCGGGGAGGCGATGGATGCCTGGCTGGATCCCGCCGAGCGCGACGCGGCGTCGCTGGTGGAGCGCATCCGGGCCGAGGCGTACGACGTCGCCGCCTCCTGGCGTCTGGACCCGGTCGGCGCCGCCGTCGGGAACGTCCGCAACAACGGTCCCGAACTGATCGCGCCTGTCAGCGCCTTGTTCTAG
- a CDS encoding hydrolase, whose translation MRICATCGVEREEPLPETCPICADERQYVPASGQEWLALEEMSASHELRLRAFEPGLTGLRAHPKVGIGHTALVAATGEGGLLWDPPAYIDDDAVRAVVALGPIRAVAASHPHMFGVQVEWSRALGGVPVLVNEADREWLGRGDPAIEFWGERFEVAPQIVLHRVGGHFPGSAVAHWRSGAEGRGVLLAGDAFAPNPDGRTLTFLWSYPNRIPLSGAVAQRIVEQLEPLEFDRVYANFGNCHESGAQEALRYSARRHAAWASGEFDHLT comes from the coding sequence ATGAGGATCTGTGCCACCTGCGGGGTCGAGCGCGAGGAGCCGCTGCCCGAGACCTGTCCCATCTGCGCCGACGAGCGTCAGTACGTCCCCGCCTCGGGCCAGGAATGGCTCGCGCTGGAGGAGATGTCGGCGAGCCACGAGCTGCGCCTGCGCGCGTTCGAGCCCGGCCTGACCGGCCTGCGGGCCCACCCGAAAGTGGGCATCGGCCACACCGCGCTCGTCGCCGCCACCGGGGAGGGAGGGCTTTTGTGGGACCCGCCGGCCTACATCGACGACGACGCCGTCCGCGCCGTCGTCGCGCTGGGGCCCATCCGTGCCGTAGCGGCCAGCCACCCGCACATGTTCGGGGTGCAGGTGGAGTGGAGCCGGGCGCTGGGCGGGGTTCCGGTGCTCGTCAACGAGGCCGACCGGGAGTGGCTGGGTCGGGGCGACCCGGCTATCGAATTCTGGGGCGAGCGCTTCGAGGTCGCCCCGCAGATCGTCCTGCACCGCGTCGGCGGGCACTTCCCCGGCAGCGCGGTGGCCCACTGGCGTTCCGGCGCGGAGGGGCGCGGTGTACTGCTGGCAGGAGACGCCTTCGCCCCCAACCCGGACGGGCGGACGCTGACCTTCCTGTGGTCGTACCCGAACCGCATCCCGCTCTCCGGCGCGGTCGCTCAACGCATCGTCGAGCAACTGGAGCCGCTCGAGTTCGACCGTGTCTACGCTAACTTCGGGAACTGCCACGAATCCGGCGCCCAGGAGGCGCTGCGGTACTCCGCGCGCCGTCACGCCGCCTGGGCGAGTGGAGAATTCGACCATTTGACGTGA
- a CDS encoding glutamate-5-semialdehyde dehydrogenase: protein MTPVHSKPHQPSGGDMTDTTLDTSATEVEAAIAAKADRARAASRVLAQANRDHKDRALRAIGETLDSNRAAILEGNQKDLVRGEANGTSQALLDRLRLDDARIDGLISALEDLAGLPDPVGEVLRGQTLPNGLRLRQVHVPLGVVGAIYEARPNVTVDIAGIALKSGNAVLLRGGSAAEESNKVLIRLIREALEGVDLPADAVQGIDELGRPGATALMGARGKVDVLVPRGGRSLIQAVVQNASVPVIETGEGNVHIFLDESAPEDLAVPIVVNAKTHRTSVCNAAETLLVHKDAVAAREVLTKLSDAGVRLHVDERAAELAAGLNIVPATAEDWGTEYLDMDIAVAVVDSLDDALDHIREYSSGHTEAILTNDLSRSERFVREIDSAAVIVNASTRFTDGGQLGLGAEVGISTQKMHARGPMGLRELTTTKWIIQGDGQIRP from the coding sequence CTGACGCCCGTCCACTCGAAGCCACATCAACCCTCAGGGGGAGACATGACCGACACCACTCTTGATACTTCCGCAACCGAGGTCGAAGCGGCGATCGCCGCCAAGGCTGATCGCGCCCGCGCGGCCTCCCGCGTCCTGGCCCAGGCCAACCGCGACCACAAGGATCGCGCTCTGCGCGCGATCGGCGAGACGCTGGACTCCAACCGCGCCGCCATCCTCGAAGGAAACCAGAAGGATCTCGTCCGTGGCGAGGCCAACGGCACGTCGCAGGCGCTCCTGGACCGACTGCGCCTGGATGACGCGCGCATCGACGGCCTGATCTCGGCGCTCGAGGACCTGGCTGGCCTGCCGGATCCGGTCGGCGAAGTCCTGCGCGGCCAGACGCTGCCGAACGGGCTGCGCCTGCGCCAGGTGCACGTCCCCCTCGGTGTCGTCGGCGCGATCTACGAGGCCCGCCCGAACGTGACCGTGGACATCGCCGGCATCGCGCTCAAGAGCGGCAACGCGGTCCTGCTGCGCGGCGGTTCTGCGGCCGAGGAGAGCAACAAGGTTCTGATCCGCCTGATCCGCGAGGCGCTCGAGGGTGTCGACCTGCCGGCTGACGCCGTCCAGGGCATCGACGAGCTCGGACGCCCGGGCGCGACCGCCCTGATGGGCGCTCGCGGGAAGGTCGACGTGCTCGTCCCGCGCGGCGGGCGCAGCCTGATCCAGGCCGTTGTGCAGAACGCGTCCGTCCCGGTCATCGAGACCGGTGAGGGCAACGTGCACATCTTCCTGGACGAGTCCGCGCCGGAGGATCTGGCCGTTCCGATCGTCGTCAACGCCAAGACGCACCGCACGTCTGTCTGCAACGCGGCCGAGACGCTCCTCGTTCACAAGGACGCCGTCGCGGCTCGCGAGGTCCTGACCAAGCTGTCCGACGCCGGCGTGCGGCTGCACGTCGACGAGCGAGCAGCGGAGCTGGCGGCGGGTCTGAACATCGTGCCCGCCACAGCAGAGGACTGGGGCACCGAGTACCTGGACATGGACATCGCGGTCGCCGTCGTCGATTCGCTCGATGACGCATTGGATCACATTCGCGAGTACTCCAGCGGTCACACCGAGGCGATCTTGACGAACGATTTGTCGCGTTCCGAGCGTTTCGTCCGCGAGATCGATTCCGCCGCCGTGATCGTCAACGCCTCGACCAGGTTCACCGACGGCGGCCAGCTGGGGCTGGGCGCCGAGGTGGGAATTTCCACGCAGAAGATGCACGCACGCGGGCCGATGGGTCTGCGCGAGCTGACCACCACGAAGTGGATCATTCAGGGCGACGGGCAGATCCGCCCGTAG
- the proB gene encoding glutamate 5-kinase: MKETRKPSAVRERSDITRAGRIVVKVGSSSLTTVDGGVSQDALKALVDTLGRARAAGTEIILVSSGAVAAGLSPMGIQRRPRDLATQQAAAAVGQGHLVAQYVDEFAKHGVTVGQVLLTAEDLNRREQYGNAFNTLNRLLDLGVLPIINEHDTVATHEIRFGDNDRLAALVADLVKAEALVLLSDVDAVYDGPPQKGAKRISRVDSPADLDGVEIGGTGSGIGTGGMATKVRAATMAAESGIPALVTSAANVGRVLSGEDVGTWFSTRGVRRSARMLWLEHLADPDGRVVLDSGAVKAIATGKKSLLPAGITSVSGDFNAGDVVDLTDKRGRIIARGIVNYDNDELPAMIGKTTRELSKKQGKRYARSVVHVDDMVVVRRR, encoded by the coding sequence ATGAAAGAGACTCGCAAACCGTCCGCGGTTCGCGAGCGGTCCGATATCACACGTGCAGGACGAATCGTCGTCAAGGTCGGCTCGTCGTCGCTGACCACCGTCGACGGCGGTGTCAGCCAAGACGCCCTGAAGGCACTCGTCGACACGTTGGGACGGGCCCGCGCTGCCGGCACGGAGATCATCCTGGTCTCCTCGGGCGCCGTCGCGGCAGGCCTCTCGCCGATGGGCATCCAGCGTCGCCCGCGTGACCTCGCTACCCAGCAGGCCGCCGCCGCCGTCGGGCAGGGCCACCTCGTGGCCCAGTACGTCGACGAGTTCGCCAAGCACGGCGTCACCGTCGGCCAGGTGCTGTTGACCGCGGAAGATCTCAACCGCCGTGAGCAGTACGGCAACGCGTTCAATACGCTCAACCGCCTGCTCGACCTCGGCGTCCTGCCGATCATCAACGAGCACGACACCGTCGCGACCCACGAGATCCGCTTCGGCGACAACGACCGTCTCGCCGCGCTCGTCGCCGACCTGGTCAAGGCCGAGGCTCTCGTGCTGCTCTCCGACGTCGACGCCGTCTACGACGGGCCGCCGCAGAAGGGCGCCAAGCGCATCAGCCGCGTCGATTCCCCGGCCGATCTCGACGGCGTCGAGATCGGCGGCACCGGCTCCGGCATCGGCACCGGCGGCATGGCGACCAAGGTCCGCGCCGCGACGATGGCCGCCGAGTCCGGCATCCCCGCGCTCGTGACGTCAGCCGCGAACGTCGGGCGCGTGCTCTCCGGAGAAGACGTCGGCACGTGGTTCTCGACCCGTGGCGTGCGCCGCTCGGCGCGCATGCTCTGGCTCGAGCACCTGGCCGACCCGGACGGCCGCGTGGTCCTCGACTCCGGCGCCGTGAAGGCCATTGCCACCGGCAAGAAGTCGCTCCTGCCGGCGGGTATCACCTCAGTCAGCGGCGACTTCAACGCCGGCGACGTCGTCGACCTGACGGACAAGCGCGGCAGGATCATCGCCCGCGGCATCGTCAACTACGACAACGACGAGCTCCCGGCCATGATCGGCAAGACCACGCGCGAACTCTCGAAGAAGCAGGGCAAGCGCTATGCGCGTTCCGTCGTCCACGTGGACGACATGGTGGTAGTACGCCGCCGCTGA
- the obgE gene encoding GTPase ObgE — MAAFIDRVVLHVSGGTGGHGCVSVHREKFKPLGGPDGGNGGNGGDVVLRVDNQTTTLLDYHHLPHRNASNGEGGKGDNRPGRHGETLILSVPEGTVVKDREGNILADLVGEGSEYTAAAGGQGGLGNAALASRKRKAPGFALLGIPGDERDIVLELKTVADIALVGYPSAGKSSLIAAISAARPKIADYPFTTLVPNLGVVEAGETRFTVADVPGLIPGASQGKGLGHEFLRHVERCAALVHVLDCGALESDRDPVSDLDIIEAELEQYEVDSSFAGSDGQLIPLNERPKLIALNKVDMPDGQDMADFVRPELEKRGYRVFEISALSRTGLRELSFAMAELVAEARARIDAAPPVVEAPVIKPRAVNQRAFTIRREERNLEPLFRIIGEKPVRWVKQTDFRNDEAVGYLADRLAKLGIEDELFRVGAQPGDAVVIGDESDSVIFDWEPTMSAGAELLGSRRGHDVRLEETDRPTRQQKREDHQSRKEAKQAARDELEAERKAGIWTESVNYKMPGPEGDSDKG, encoded by the coding sequence GTGGCAGCGTTCATTGATCGCGTAGTCCTGCATGTGTCCGGAGGCACGGGCGGGCACGGCTGCGTCTCCGTCCATCGTGAGAAGTTCAAGCCCCTCGGCGGGCCCGATGGCGGCAACGGCGGCAACGGCGGAGACGTTGTCCTGCGTGTGGACAACCAGACCACCACGCTGCTCGACTATCACCACTTGCCGCACCGCAACGCCAGCAATGGCGAGGGCGGCAAGGGCGACAACCGTCCGGGCCGCCACGGCGAGACCCTGATCCTCTCGGTTCCGGAGGGCACGGTCGTCAAGGATCGCGAAGGCAACATCCTGGCCGACCTGGTCGGCGAGGGTTCGGAGTACACCGCGGCCGCCGGCGGCCAGGGCGGGCTCGGCAATGCCGCTCTGGCCTCGCGCAAGCGCAAGGCCCCGGGCTTCGCGCTGCTCGGCATCCCCGGCGACGAGCGCGACATCGTGCTCGAGCTCAAGACGGTCGCCGATATCGCCCTCGTGGGCTACCCCTCGGCCGGCAAGTCGAGCCTGATCGCCGCGATCTCGGCGGCCCGGCCCAAGATCGCCGACTACCCGTTCACCACTCTGGTCCCCAATCTCGGCGTCGTGGAGGCGGGGGAGACCCGCTTCACCGTGGCCGATGTGCCCGGGCTGATCCCGGGCGCCAGCCAGGGCAAGGGGCTCGGCCACGAGTTCCTGCGCCACGTCGAGCGCTGCGCGGCACTCGTGCACGTGCTCGACTGCGGCGCGCTGGAATCGGACCGCGACCCGGTCTCCGATCTCGACATCATCGAGGCGGAACTCGAGCAGTACGAGGTCGACTCGTCGTTTGCCGGTTCCGACGGCCAGCTGATCCCGCTCAACGAGCGCCCGAAGCTCATCGCACTGAACAAGGTGGACATGCCGGACGGCCAGGACATGGCCGACTTTGTTCGCCCTGAGCTGGAAAAGCGGGGCTATCGGGTCTTCGAAATCTCGGCATTGTCGCGTACCGGCCTCCGTGAGCTTTCGTTCGCCATGGCCGAATTGGTCGCGGAAGCACGGGCCAGGATCGATGCCGCGCCTCCCGTTGTCGAGGCTCCGGTTATCAAACCCCGAGCCGTCAATCAACGTGCGTTCACAATTCGGCGTGAAGAGCGGAATCTCGAGCCGCTCTTCCGTATCATCGGAGAGAAGCCGGTTCGCTGGGTCAAGCAGACGGATTTCCGGAACGACGAGGCAGTGGGCTACCTGGCCGACCGTCTCGCCAAGCTTGGCATCGAGGATGAACTGTTCAGGGTGGGTGCTCAGCCGGGTGACGCCGTCGTGATCGGAGACGAGAGCGACAGTGTGATCTTCGACTGGGAGCCGACCATGAGCGCCGGTGCCGAGCTCTTGGGTTCGCGCCGAGGTCACGACGTGCGGTTGGAGGAAACCGACCGCCCGACGCGTCAGCAGAAGCGCGAGGACCACCAGTCCCGCAAGGAGGCCAAGCAGGCCGCCCGCGATGAACTGGAGGCCGAGCGGAAAGCTGGGATCTGGACGGAATCGGTCAACTACAAGATGCCCGGCCCTGAAGGAGACAGCGACAAGGGATGA
- the nadD gene encoding nicotinate-nucleotide adenylyltransferase, which yields MTRTASTRTTTVGQITSSKTAGRKVRLGVMGGTFDPIHHGHLVAASEVAAKFGLDEVVFVPTGQPWQKQHKKVSPSEHRYLMTVVATASNPRFTVSRVDIDRPGVTYTIDTLRDLRRQRPEAELFFITGADALEQIMSWKDVDELWGLAHFVGVTRPGHDLPDLGRQDVSLLEIPALAISSTDCRNRVKDHQPVWYLVPDGVVQHIAKHELYLEASDAEIA from the coding sequence ATGACCCGCACCGCCAGCACCCGAACAACCACGGTGGGGCAAATCACTAGTTCGAAGACGGCGGGCCGTAAGGTCCGGCTGGGGGTCATGGGCGGTACGTTCGACCCGATTCACCACGGCCACTTGGTGGCGGCCAGCGAGGTCGCCGCCAAGTTCGGCCTCGACGAGGTGGTCTTCGTGCCCACCGGTCAACCGTGGCAGAAGCAGCACAAGAAGGTGTCGCCGTCGGAGCACCGGTACCTGATGACGGTCGTCGCGACGGCCTCCAACCCGAGGTTCACCGTGAGCCGAGTGGACATCGACCGACCGGGTGTGACGTATACGATCGACACCCTGCGCGACCTGCGCAGGCAGCGTCCCGAGGCGGAGTTGTTCTTCATCACGGGCGCCGACGCTCTGGAGCAGATCATGTCTTGGAAGGACGTGGACGAACTCTGGGGGCTGGCGCACTTCGTCGGTGTGACCCGACCCGGTCACGACCTGCCGGATCTGGGACGTCAAGACGTCAGTCTGCTCGAGATTCCGGCGCTGGCGATCTCCTCGACGGATTGCCGCAACCGCGTGAAGGATCATCAGCCCGTTTGGTACCTCGTACCTGACGGCGTGGTCCAGCACATCGCAAAACACGAATTGTATTTAGAAGCGTCAGATGCCGAGATTGCTTAA
- a CDS encoding tautomerase family protein: MPLIQVNVIKDVFTPGQKTEIIAKLTDAMVAVEGENMRPVTWCVIHEVASGDWGIAGNALTTADVHALAAGGGA, encoded by the coding sequence ATGCCGCTCATCCAGGTAAACGTCATCAAGGATGTCTTCACCCCCGGGCAGAAGACCGAGATCATCGCCAAGCTCACCGACGCCATGGTCGCCGTCGAGGGCGAGAACATGCGGCCGGTCACGTGGTGCGTGATCCACGAGGTCGCCAGCGGGGACTGGGGCATCGCCGGCAACGCCCTCACCACCGCCGATGTGCACGCGCTGGCCGCCGGAGGCGGAGCTTGA
- a CDS encoding alpha/beta fold hydrolase, producing the protein MQPTVRFCTSADGTGIAFESRGSGPTLVRVGTWLTHLRHDGNSPLWSHWIDALSAGRTLVRYDERGSGASDRDAARFSIEAWVEDLEAVVDAAGLEQFSLLGMSNAAAVAVAYAARHPGRVNRLVLYGGFAQGRLRHDTSARARAEADLLVDLIRTGWGKANPAFRRIFTTLFVPDATNEQMAWFDEMQRVSASSVTAALMRQARQRIDVVDLLPRVETPTLVMHARDDAVAPFEQGRILAAGIDGARLVPLDGRNHILLADEPAWSAFTRELDGFLGGGDRAGTATGTLTARQTDVLRLLAGGRSNAEIAEALHLSEHTVHRHIANIYRALGLNTRAAASAYAALRGIL; encoded by the coding sequence ATGCAGCCGACGGTCCGCTTCTGCACCTCTGCCGACGGGACCGGCATCGCCTTCGAATCGCGCGGTTCCGGCCCGACACTGGTGCGTGTCGGCACGTGGCTGACCCATCTGAGGCACGACGGGAACAGCCCTCTGTGGTCGCATTGGATCGATGCCCTGTCCGCCGGCCGCACCCTGGTTCGCTACGACGAGCGGGGCTCCGGCGCCTCAGACCGCGACGCGGCACGGTTCTCCATCGAAGCATGGGTAGAAGACCTCGAGGCGGTGGTCGACGCCGCCGGTCTGGAACAGTTCTCCCTGCTGGGCATGTCGAACGCGGCGGCCGTCGCCGTCGCCTACGCCGCCCGGCATCCCGGGCGCGTGAACCGACTCGTGCTGTACGGCGGATTCGCGCAGGGCCGCCTGCGCCACGACACGTCTGCCCGTGCCCGCGCCGAGGCCGATCTGCTGGTCGACCTGATCAGGACCGGGTGGGGCAAAGCCAACCCGGCCTTCCGCAGGATCTTCACCACGCTGTTCGTGCCGGACGCGACCAACGAGCAGATGGCCTGGTTCGACGAGATGCAACGGGTCTCCGCCTCCTCGGTGACGGCCGCTCTGATGCGGCAGGCCCGCCAGCGCATCGACGTCGTCGATCTCCTCCCCCGCGTCGAGACACCCACCCTGGTCATGCACGCCCGGGACGACGCCGTCGCACCGTTCGAGCAGGGCCGGATTCTCGCGGCCGGTATCGACGGGGCGCGCCTCGTCCCCCTCGACGGACGAAACCACATCCTCCTGGCGGACGAGCCCGCGTGGTCAGCCTTCACTCGTGAGCTCGACGGCTTCCTGGGCGGCGGTGACAGAGCCGGAACCGCGACGGGGACGCTGACGGCCCGGCAGACCGACGTCCTGCGCCTGCTGGCCGGCGGCCGGAGCAACGCGGAGATCGCGGAAGCCCTGCACCTCAGCGAGCACACCGTCCACCGGCACATCGCGAACATCTACCGCGCGCTCGGGCTGAACACGCGCGCCGCGGCCTCGGCGTACGCCGCCCTCAGAGGCATCCTCTGA
- a CDS encoding DUF6504 family protein yields the protein MGLFTQGIEVGCSPDGVPERLHWQGQDYAVCAEPVRWFERRSWWAEEQRAQRGSGSGLVDHEIWRVQAIGATDGQHRTFDLSRHQRSRRWRMIRVHEALRDAA from the coding sequence ATGGGTCTATTCACACAGGGCATCGAGGTCGGCTGCTCCCCGGACGGGGTTCCGGAGCGGCTGCACTGGCAGGGGCAGGACTATGCCGTCTGCGCTGAACCTGTGCGCTGGTTCGAGCGACGCAGCTGGTGGGCCGAGGAACAGCGCGCACAGCGCGGCAGCGGCTCCGGCCTGGTCGACCACGAGATCTGGCGCGTGCAGGCGATCGGGGCGACGGACGGGCAGCACCGCACCTTCGACCTGTCGCGCCACCAGCGTTCGAGGCGCTGGCGCATGATCCGCGTTCACGAGGCCCTGCGGGACGCGGCATGA
- the rsfS gene encoding ribosome silencing factor codes for MALNEHTQNIINIAAQAADDKLAENLAAIDVSERLGITDAFFMASAATERQVNAVVDGIEDALQEQLDLKPARREGRGQGRWVLLDYLDVVIHVQHNEDRVFYALDRLWSDCPAIELPSFAKPGEAASAE; via the coding sequence GTGGCGCTCAACGAGCACACTCAGAACATCATCAACATCGCCGCTCAGGCGGCCGACGACAAGTTGGCCGAGAACCTGGCCGCCATCGACGTCAGCGAACGTCTGGGCATCACCGATGCCTTCTTCATGGCGTCGGCGGCGACCGAGCGGCAGGTCAACGCCGTCGTGGACGGCATCGAGGACGCGCTGCAGGAGCAGCTGGACCTGAAGCCGGCCCGCCGGGAGGGCCGTGGTCAGGGCCGCTGGGTCCTGCTGGACTACCTCGATGTCGTCATTCACGTCCAGCACAACGAGGACCGTGTCTTCTACGCCCTGGACCGCCTCTGGAGCGACTGCCCGGCCATCGAGCTGCCGTCGTTCGCCAAGCCGGGCGAGGCTGCCTCCGCCGAATAG